One window of the Desulfovibrio sp. X2 genome contains the following:
- a CDS encoding dodecin family protein → MPVVKVIEVLAQSEKGWEDAAAVAVREVSKTVHNVRSVYVEDLHAKVKDGHIILYRLNAKVSFEVEPHEGHK, encoded by the coding sequence ATGCCCGTCGTGAAGGTCATCGAAGTGCTGGCCCAGTCCGAGAAGGGCTGGGAGGACGCCGCCGCCGTCGCGGTGCGCGAGGTCTCAAAGACCGTGCACAACGTCAGGTCCGTCTACGTGGAGGACCTGCATGCCAAGGTCAAGGACGGCCACATCATCCTCTACCGGCTGAACGCCAAGGTCTCCTTCGAGGTCGAGCCCCACGAGGGCCACAAGTGA
- a CDS encoding phosphoribosyltransferase, translated as MGMFIDRRDAGRKLAQALARFKGTAGLLVLGLPRGGVPVAYEVALALDAPLDVFVVRKLGVPGNEEYAMGALAGGGTRVLRHGIIDGLNISERSVEEVSKRESAELVRREKAYRGGRGPLVLHDRTVILVDDGLATGSTMQAAVQAVRAARPASIVVAVPVAPRDTLAALERIADEVVCLATPEPFRAVGQWYDDFSQTGDGEVRDLLAQAAGDEAP; from the coding sequence ATGGGCATGTTCATCGACAGGCGCGACGCCGGGCGCAAGCTGGCGCAGGCGCTCGCGCGCTTCAAGGGGACGGCGGGGCTTCTGGTCCTCGGCCTGCCGCGCGGCGGCGTGCCCGTGGCCTACGAGGTGGCCCTGGCGCTCGACGCGCCCCTGGACGTCTTCGTGGTGCGCAAGCTCGGCGTGCCGGGAAACGAGGAGTACGCCATGGGCGCCCTGGCCGGGGGCGGGACCAGGGTGCTCCGCCACGGCATCATCGACGGCCTGAACATCTCCGAGCGCTCGGTGGAGGAGGTCAGCAAGCGGGAATCGGCGGAGCTCGTACGCCGCGAGAAGGCCTATCGCGGAGGGCGCGGCCCCCTTGTGCTGCACGACCGCACCGTGATCCTGGTGGACGACGGCCTGGCCACGGGGTCGACCATGCAGGCCGCGGTCCAGGCCGTGCGCGCGGCAAGGCCCGCTTCCATCGTCGTGGCCGTGCCCGTGGCCCCGCGGGACACCCTGGCGGCGCTCGAGAGGATCGCCGACGAGGTGGTCTGCCTGGCCACGCCCGAGCCCTTCCGCGCCGTGGGGCAGTGGTACGACGACTTCTCCCAGACCGGGGACGGGGAGGTCCGCGATCTGCTGGCACAGGCCGCCGGGGACGAAGCGCCCTAG
- the rlmN gene encoding 23S rRNA (adenine(2503)-C(2))-methyltransferase RlmN, whose amino-acid sequence MDLTQQSLFDLSLPALREAVADLGEPAFRAAQVFQWIWQKRVRTFSEMSNVSKALRGRLEESFSLARPEPAKVLTSSDGTVKFLLRLADGELIETVLIPEREHYTLCLSTQVGCAMACTFCSTGTMGFHRNLTQGEILGQVLAAQEHIEREKLRMTLRNLVFMGMGEPTQNLDTLLTALATMRESQGLCIGQRRVTVSTVGLPGTLARLGTAEAALLAVSLHAPTQGLREKIMPRAAAAMPLDRLVAELRDYPLKPRERVTIEYILIGGVNDSEREARDLVRLLSTFKSKVNLIAYNPSEGGPYEAPDPERVLAFESLLRAKGVTTILRRSKGQDIKAACGQLVTAHAMEQEATEKGDPQPD is encoded by the coding sequence GTGGATCTCACGCAGCAAAGCCTCTTCGACCTCTCCCTGCCCGCCCTGCGCGAGGCAGTGGCGGACCTCGGCGAGCCCGCCTTCCGGGCGGCCCAGGTCTTCCAGTGGATCTGGCAGAAGCGCGTCCGCACCTTTTCGGAGATGTCCAACGTCTCCAAGGCCCTGCGCGGCCGCCTGGAGGAGTCCTTCAGCCTCGCGCGGCCCGAGCCCGCCAAGGTGCTCACGAGCAGCGACGGTACGGTCAAGTTCCTGCTCCGGCTCGCGGACGGCGAGCTCATCGAGACCGTGCTCATCCCGGAGCGGGAGCACTACACGCTCTGCCTGTCCACCCAGGTGGGCTGCGCCATGGCCTGCACCTTCTGCTCCACCGGCACCATGGGCTTTCACCGCAACCTGACGCAGGGCGAGATCCTGGGCCAGGTGCTGGCGGCGCAGGAGCACATCGAGCGGGAAAAGCTGCGCATGACGCTCCGAAACCTCGTGTTCATGGGCATGGGTGAGCCCACGCAGAACCTCGACACCCTGCTCACCGCGCTCGCCACCATGCGCGAGTCGCAGGGGCTGTGCATCGGCCAGCGCCGCGTGACCGTGTCCACCGTGGGGCTGCCCGGCACCCTCGCGCGCCTGGGCACGGCCGAGGCCGCGCTCCTGGCCGTCTCCCTGCACGCGCCCACGCAAGGGCTGCGCGAGAAGATCATGCCCCGGGCCGCGGCGGCCATGCCGCTCGACCGGCTCGTGGCCGAGCTGCGCGACTATCCCCTGAAGCCGCGCGAGCGCGTGACCATCGAGTACATCCTCATCGGCGGGGTCAACGACTCGGAGCGCGAGGCGCGCGACCTGGTGCGCCTGCTCTCAACCTTCAAGTCCAAGGTCAACCTCATCGCCTACAACCCGAGCGAGGGCGGCCCCTACGAGGCCCCGGACCCGGAGCGCGTGCTGGCCTTCGAGTCCCTGCTGCGCGCCAAGGGCGTGACCACCATCCTGCGCCGCTCCAAGGGGCAGGACATCAAGGCCGCCTGCGGCCAGCTGGTCACGGCTCACGCCATGGAGCAGGAGGCGACGGAGAAGGGCGACCCGCAGCCGGACTGA
- a CDS encoding universal stress protein, whose protein sequence is MPHNTPFLAKSILVAVDGSENSRRAVEHVAAVLVCSCEFMVTLLHVIAEPDPDYFDDSPARRLEWMGKERREAETYLEEYKRILTGAGLPSSRVTVEVKEMDCPSIAQCILAQRESLGADIIVLGRQGRGAREELLLGSVSKRVVHHAHKCAIWIVT, encoded by the coding sequence ATGCCCCACAACACCCCCTTCCTGGCCAAGTCCATCCTCGTCGCGGTGGACGGCTCGGAGAACTCCCGGCGCGCGGTGGAGCACGTGGCCGCCGTGCTCGTCTGCTCGTGCGAGTTCATGGTCACCCTGCTGCACGTCATCGCGGAGCCGGACCCGGACTATTTCGACGACAGCCCGGCGCGCCGCCTTGAGTGGATGGGCAAGGAGCGCCGTGAGGCCGAGACCTATCTCGAGGAATACAAGAGGATACTGACCGGCGCGGGGCTGCCCTCCTCGCGGGTCACGGTCGAGGTCAAGGAGATGGACTGCCCGTCCATCGCGCAGTGCATCCTGGCGCAGCGCGAAAGCCTCGGCGCGGACATCATCGTGCTCGGCCGCCAGGGGCGCGGCGCGCGCGAGGAGCTGCTGCTCGGCAGCGTGTCCAAGCGCGTGGTCCACCACGCCCACAAGTGCGCCATCTGGATCGTGACCTAG
- a CDS encoding DUF72 domain-containing protein, whose amino-acid sequence MTSAARARGRCLVGTSGWSYAHWHGPFYPEDLGQDGELGYYARRFRSVEVNATFYRLPEAHTVRAWREQAGPGFVFACKASRYATHMKKLKAPGRSTGKLFAVLREFGEALGPVLFQLPPRWSLNLPRLRAFLAVLPEGLRCAFELRDRSWIVPSVLDLLEKAGAAFCIYELAGYRSPREVTAPFVYLRLHGPGDAYQGSYADEELADWAGAARAWLEEGRDVYCYFDNDQQGFAARDAARLRDLLADGPSG is encoded by the coding sequence GTGACGAGCGCCGCGCGCGCCCGGGGCCGCTGCCTGGTGGGCACCTCCGGCTGGAGCTATGCGCACTGGCACGGCCCCTTCTATCCCGAGGACCTCGGGCAGGACGGCGAGCTCGGCTACTACGCGCGCCGTTTCCGGAGCGTGGAGGTCAACGCCACCTTCTACCGCCTGCCCGAGGCCCATACCGTGCGCGCCTGGCGCGAGCAGGCCGGGCCGGGCTTCGTCTTCGCCTGCAAGGCCAGCCGCTACGCCACGCACATGAAGAAGCTGAAGGCCCCCGGGCGGAGCACGGGAAAGCTCTTCGCCGTGCTCCGCGAATTCGGCGAGGCGCTCGGCCCCGTGCTCTTCCAGCTCCCGCCGCGCTGGTCCCTGAACCTTCCGCGGCTGCGCGCCTTTCTCGCGGTCCTGCCCGAGGGGCTGCGCTGCGCCTTCGAGCTGCGCGACCGCTCCTGGATCGTCCCGTCCGTGCTCGATCTCCTGGAAAAGGCCGGGGCGGCCTTCTGCATCTACGAGCTGGCGGGCTACCGCTCGCCCCGCGAGGTCACGGCGCCCTTCGTCTACCTTAGGCTGCACGGCCCGGGCGACGCCTACCAGGGCTCCTACGCGGACGAGGAGCTGGCGGACTGGGCCGGGGCCGCGCGCGCCTGGCTCGAGGAGGGGCGCGACGTGTACTGCTATTTCGACAACGACCAGCAGGGCTTCGCCGCGCGCGACGCGGCCAGGCTGCGCGATCTGCTGGCGGACGGTCCGTCCGGGTGA
- a CDS encoding hybrid sensor histidine kinase/response regulator has translation MPCILIVDDDPFVRAAHLRNLQRKGYEVCEVEDGHSAIELMRERPVEAVLLDFMLPGMDGLETFLKMRSVFGEDGPPALMITGQGSMHLAVEFMKAGGADFVEKPVTDYDILDIRLRRAMENARLRRRGKEEEILRKAAEESDHLKDTFIGLVAKELKRPLDDVLSLAEHMAEGIQEGTCPALDEAGRMFGSLLEVSRVVDDILELAASDGVAPLKLAPTLLVEVMQRIRPEIEGKSAAKGLELRWIVPDILPRVMANPAKLAEILRKLADNAVKFTDNGFVEVRVESDGSDVLVSVRDSGPGIAHADQPRVYGRFEKLAQAQESPGAGVGLFIAKRLAERMKARLRLESMPGQGSVFFLILPVAE, from the coding sequence ATGCCCTGCATCCTGATAGTGGACGACGACCCCTTCGTGCGCGCGGCCCACCTGCGCAACCTGCAGCGCAAGGGCTACGAGGTCTGCGAGGTCGAGGACGGACATTCGGCCATAGAGCTCATGCGCGAGCGGCCGGTCGAGGCCGTGCTGCTCGACTTCATGCTCCCCGGCATGGACGGGCTGGAGACCTTCCTCAAGATGCGCTCCGTGTTCGGCGAGGACGGCCCGCCCGCCCTGATGATCACGGGCCAGGGCAGCATGCACCTGGCCGTGGAGTTCATGAAGGCCGGGGGCGCGGACTTCGTGGAGAAGCCAGTCACGGACTACGACATCCTGGACATCCGCCTGCGCCGGGCCATGGAGAACGCGCGCCTCAGGCGCCGCGGCAAGGAGGAGGAGATCCTGCGCAAGGCCGCGGAGGAGTCCGACCATCTGAAGGACACCTTCATCGGGCTCGTGGCCAAGGAGCTGAAGCGGCCGCTGGACGACGTGCTCTCCCTGGCCGAGCACATGGCCGAGGGGATCCAGGAGGGCACGTGCCCGGCCCTGGACGAGGCCGGACGCATGTTCGGCTCGCTCCTCGAGGTCTCCCGCGTGGTGGACGACATCCTCGAGCTGGCCGCGTCCGACGGCGTGGCCCCGCTCAAGCTCGCGCCCACGCTCCTCGTGGAGGTCATGCAGCGCATCCGCCCCGAGATCGAGGGCAAGAGCGCGGCCAAGGGGCTCGAGCTGCGCTGGATTGTGCCCGACATCCTGCCCCGGGTCATGGCCAACCCCGCCAAGCTGGCCGAGATCCTGCGCAAGCTCGCGGACAACGCGGTGAAGTTCACGGACAACGGCTTCGTGGAGGTGCGCGTGGAGAGCGACGGCAGCGACGTGCTCGTCTCGGTGCGCGACTCCGGCCCGGGCATCGCCCACGCGGACCAGCCCCGCGTCTACGGCCGCTTCGAGAAGCTGGCCCAGGCCCAGGAGAGCCCGGGCGCGGGCGTGGGACTGTTCATCGCCAAGCGGCTCGCCGAGCGCATGAAGGCCCGGCTGCGCCTGGAGAGCATGCCGGGCCAGGGCAGCGTCTTCTTCCTGATCCTGCCAGTGGCCGAATGA
- a CDS encoding dihydroorotase: MSGANLVIRAARLACGTRNRPADCLVDCLAAEGRILDVLPHDPTRAFEGAEVLDASGKILLPSLVDCHTHLRDPGQEYKEDIPSGLSAAAHGGFGHVMCMANTKPVNDDAAITEAMLDAARKSHPAGPFLHPIGALSKGLSGTELAPMADLAAAGCAAFSNDGMPVASAEFFRRAVEYAATFGRIVIDHCEEPTMAPAAGMNEGAVSARLGLRGQPWVAEASQVARDVLMAECLGLPIHIAHVSCKASVDLIAFAKARGVAVTAETCPHYLLLTEQACEGYDTRAKVNPPLRTLADVESLRQALATGIVDILATDHAPHADHEKEVEFDLAPCGISGLDTALSLVWSLTPGGILTEERLVDAMSHAPGRVFGIETNRFAPGDPADIVVFDPKVRWTASRETMHSKSCNTPWLGSTLVGRVSAHFMGGVRIV, encoded by the coding sequence ATGAGCGGCGCAAACCTCGTCATCCGCGCCGCGCGCCTGGCCTGCGGCACCAGGAACCGCCCGGCCGACTGCCTGGTGGACTGCCTCGCGGCCGAGGGCCGCATCCTCGACGTGCTGCCCCATGACCCCACGCGCGCCTTCGAGGGCGCCGAGGTCCTGGACGCCTCGGGCAAGATCCTGCTGCCGAGCCTGGTGGACTGCCACACGCACCTGCGCGACCCGGGCCAGGAGTACAAGGAGGACATCCCCTCCGGACTTTCCGCCGCCGCCCACGGCGGCTTCGGCCACGTCATGTGCATGGCCAACACCAAGCCCGTGAACGACGACGCGGCCATCACCGAGGCCATGCTCGACGCGGCCCGGAAGAGCCATCCGGCCGGGCCGTTCCTCCACCCCATCGGCGCGCTCTCCAAGGGGCTTTCCGGCACCGAGCTCGCGCCCATGGCCGACCTCGCGGCCGCGGGCTGCGCGGCCTTCTCCAACGACGGCATGCCCGTGGCATCGGCCGAGTTCTTCCGGCGCGCCGTGGAGTACGCCGCGACCTTCGGCCGCATCGTCATCGACCACTGCGAGGAGCCGACCATGGCCCCGGCCGCGGGCATGAACGAGGGCGCGGTCAGCGCGCGCCTCGGCCTGCGCGGCCAGCCGTGGGTGGCCGAGGCCTCCCAGGTGGCGCGCGACGTGCTCATGGCCGAGTGCCTGGGCCTGCCCATCCATATCGCCCACGTCTCCTGCAAGGCCTCGGTGGACCTCATCGCCTTCGCCAAGGCGCGCGGCGTGGCCGTCACGGCCGAGACCTGCCCGCACTACCTGCTGCTGACCGAGCAGGCCTGCGAGGGCTACGACACCAGGGCCAAGGTCAACCCGCCGCTGCGCACCCTGGCCGACGTGGAGTCCCTCCGCCAGGCCCTGGCCACGGGCATCGTGGACATCCTGGCCACGGACCACGCCCCGCACGCGGACCACGAGAAGGAGGTCGAGTTCGACCTCGCGCCCTGCGGCATCTCCGGCCTGGACACGGCGCTTTCCCTGGTCTGGTCGCTCACGCCCGGCGGCATCCTCACGGAGGAGCGCCTGGTGGACGCCATGAGCCACGCGCCCGGCCGCGTCTTCGGCATCGAGACCAACCGCTTCGCTCCCGGCGACCCGGCGGACATCGTGGTCTTCGACCCCAAGGTGCGCTGGACCGCGTCGCGCGAGACCATGCACTCCAAGAGCTGCAACACGCCCTGGCTGGGCAGCACCCTGGTCGGCCGCGTCAGCGCCCACTTCATGGGCGGCGTGCGCATCGTCTAG